Proteins from a genomic interval of Thamnophis elegans isolate rThaEle1 chromosome 2, rThaEle1.pri, whole genome shotgun sequence:
- the PRKAG1 gene encoding 5'-AMP-activated protein kinase subunit gamma-1 translates to MEAGAVPESGLEKKLSVSEDDDSSNGIYTCFMKSHRCYDLIPTSSKLVVFDTSLQVKKAFFALVTNGVRAAPLWDSKKQSFVGMLTITDFINILHRYYKSALVQIYELEEHKIETWREVYLQDSFKPLVCISPNASLFDAVTSLIQNKIHRLPVIDPESGNTLYILTHKRILKFLKLFIAEFPKPEFMTKTLEELKIGTYDNIAKVQTNTPVYVALGIFVQHRVSALPVVDESGRVVDIYSKFDVINLAAEKTYNNLDVTVTKALKHRSQYFEGVLKCYKHETLETIINRLVEAEVHRLVVVDENDVVKGIISLSDILQALMLPGGQQQEG, encoded by the exons ATGGAGGCG gGTGCAGTACCCGAGAGTGGGTTGGAAAAAAAACTGTCTGTATCTGAAG ATGACGATTCCAGCAATGGCATCTACACATGCTTCATGAAGTCACATCGCTGTTATGACCTCATTCCAACAAGCTCCAAGCTTGTTGTATTTGATACATCTCTGCAG GTGAAGAAAGCCTTCTTTGCTTTGGTGACCAATGGTGTGCGGGCGGCTCCACTCTGGGACAGCAAAAAGCAAAGCTTTGTGG GAATGCTGACAATCACAGACTTCATTAACATCCTACATCGCTACTATAAATCGGCCCTG GTGCAGATTTATGAGCTGGAAGAGCACAAGATTGAAACATGGCGAG AAGTCTATCTGCAGGACTCCTTCAAGCCATTGGTCTGCATTTCACCCAATGCCAG CCTATTTGATGCTGTGACTTCTTTGATTCAAAACAAGATCCACCGGCTACCTGTCATTGATCCTGAGTCAGGCAACACACTCTACATCTTGACACATAAGCGCATTCTCAAATTCCTCAAGCTGTTT ATTGCCGAGTTCCCTAAGCCAGAATTCATGACCAAAACCCTAGAAGAGTTGAAGATTGGTACTTATGACAACATTGCAAAGGTGCAGACCAATACGCCTGTCTATGTTGCGCTGGGCATCTTTGTACAGCATCGGGTCTCTGCGTTGCCTGTGGTAGATGAATCAG gCCGGGTTGTGGATATTTACTCCAAGTTTGATGTTATT AATCTGGCGGCAGAGAAAACCTACAATAATCTGGATGTGACAGTGACCAAGGCATTGAAGCATCGCTCACAGTACTTTGAGGGTGTGCTCAAATGTTACAAACATGAGACTTTGGAGACAATAATCAACAGATTAGTAGAGGCTGAG GTTCATCGGCTGGTTGTGGTAGATGAAAACGACGTGGTGAAGGGcatcatctccctctctgatatcTTGCAAGCGCTAATGCTGCCGGGGGGTCAGCAGCAAGAGGGCTGA